The following proteins come from a genomic window of Phycodurus eques isolate BA_2022a chromosome 9, UOR_Pequ_1.1, whole genome shotgun sequence:
- the guf1 gene encoding translation factor Guf1, mitochondrial isoform X10: MIASVVQRWCGTPLSRCILRFKICRKKTPNYCMSYSMLRRCWMNKLPVLSTNFKMQLLNLTTQNDKQEVIDLSKFPVERIRNFCIIAHIDHGKSTLADRLLEMTGAIAKTDKNKQVLDKLQVERERGITVKAQTASLFYTHRGQRHLLNLIDTPGHVDFSYEVSRSIAACQGVLLIVDANQGIQAQTVANFYLAFEAQLTIIPVINKIDLKNADPERVESQIEKVFDIPREDSLRISAKIGTNVEKVLQAVVERIPPPAAIVHDPFKALVFDSNFDHYRGVVANVAVFAGHVKKGDKIVSAHLGKAYEVSELGLLRPEEHPTQKLFAGQVGYLVAGMKDVKEAQIGDTLYLQDQPVEALPGFKPAKAMVFAGMYPVDQSEYPGLRSAIERLTLNDSSVTVQRDSSLALGAGWRLGFLGLLHMEVFNQRLEQEYNASVIVTAPTVPYKAVLSSAKVIKEHGREEITVVNPAQFPDRSVVSKYLEPMVVGTILAPDTYTGKIMTLCLNRRGIQNNMVYVDDHRVMMKYLFPLNEIVVDFYDLLKSLSSGYASFDYENAGYQAADLIKMDILLNGRPVEELTIIVHRARAYSTGKAVCERLKDSIPRQMFEIAVQAAVGSQIIARETIKAYRKNVLAKCYGGDITRKMKLLKKQAEGKRKMRRIGNVEVPKDVFVNVLKRKDK; the protein is encoded by the exons ATGATTGCGTCTGTGGTCCAACGGTGGTGTGGAACGCCACTGTCGCGATGTATTTTGCGTTTTAAAATATGCAGAAAGAAAACGCCAAACTATTGTATGAGTTATTCGATGTTAAGACGTTGCTGGATGAACAAACTCCCTGTTCTTTCTACTAATTTCAAGATGCAGCTTTTGAACCTGACTACACAAAATGACAAG caGGAGGTCATTGACCTATCCAAGTTTCCTGTGGAAAGAATCAGGAATTTTTGCATCATTGCACATATTGACCATGGTAAAAGCACACTGGCTGACAGACTACTTGAAATGACAG GTGCCATAGCAAAGACAGACAAGAACAAACAGGTTCTGGACAAGCTTCAGgtggagcgagagagaggcATAACCGTCAAGGCCCAGACGGCCTCTTTGTTTTACACACACCGGGGCCAGCGGCACCTCCTCAACCTCATTGACACACCA GGTCACGTCGACTTCAGCTACGAAGTGTCTCGGTCCATCGCCGCATGCCAGGGTGTCTTGCTTATTGTCGACGCCAATCAG GGAATTCAAGCGCAGACCGTGGCCAACTTCTACCTGGCTTTTGAAGCTCAGCTGACAATCATCCCTGTCATTAACAAG ATCGATTTGAAAAATGCCGATCCAGAGAGGGTGGAGTCACAGATTGAAAAAGTGTTTGATATTCCTCGTGAGGACTCCCTTCGG ATTTCAGCTAAAATTGGTACAAATGTTGAAAAGGTTCTCCAAGCAGTCGTAGAGAGAATTCCTCC GCCTGCGGCAATTGTTCATGACCCATTCAAAGCACTCGTCTTTGACTCCAATTTTGACCACTACAGAGGAGTAGTGGCTAACGTTGCCGTGTTTGCGGGTCATGTCAAAAAAGGGGACAAGATCGTGTCGGCACACCTCGGCAAAGCCTACGAGGTCAGCGAGCTCGGACTTCTTCGCCCAGAAGAGCATCCCACGCAGAAACT GTTTGCTGGACAGGTGGGCTACCTCGTAGCCGGGATGAAGGATGTAAAGGAGGCGCAGATTGGGGACACGCTCTACCTCCAGGACCAGCCAGTGGAAGCTCTGCCCGGCTTTAAGCCAGCCAAAGCAATGGTGTTTGCCG GAATGTATCCAGTGGACCAGTCAGAATACCCGGGCCTTCGTAGCGCCATCGAGAGACTGACACTAAACGACTCGAGTGTCACAGTGCAGAGAGACAGCAGTTTGGCTCTCGGAGCTGGTTGGAG GCTGGGCTTCCTGGGACTTCTTCATATGGAGGTGTTTAATCAGAGGCTGGAGCAGGAATACAATGCGTCTGTTATCGTAACCGCGCCAACAGTGCCTTATAAGGCTGTTCTCTCGTCAGCTAAAGTCATCAAG GAACATGGCAGGGAGGAGATTACCGTTGTGAACCCAGCTCAGTTTCCAGACAGATCTGTAGTGTCGAAGTATTTGGAACCAATGGTGGTGGGGACTATTTTGGCACCTGACACATACACTGGCAAGATTATGACTCTCTGCTTG AATCGCAGAGGCATCCAGAATAATATGGTGTACGTAGATGACCATCGTGTGATGATGAAATATCTCTTCCCtttaaatgaaattgttgtGGATTTCTATGACCTCCTCAAGTCTCTTTCTTCAGGATATGCCAG CTTTGATTATGAAAACGCAGGCTACCAGGCAGCTGACCTTATCAAGATGGATATTCTATTGAATGGGCGCCCGGTGGAAGAACTCACCATAATTGTGCACAG AGCGCGCGCATACAGCACGGGGAAAGCCGTATGTGAGCGACTCAAGGATTCCATACCGAGGCAAATGTTTGAGATTGCAGTACAAGCAGCTGTCGGGAGTCAAATCATTGCAAGAGAAAC AATAAAGGCGTACAGAAAAAATGTCCTTGCAAAATGC TATGGAGGTGACATAACGCGCAAGATGAAACTTCTGAAGAAACAGGCAGAAGGCAAAAGGAAGATGAGGCGCATTGGCAACGTGGAAGTACCCAAAGATGTTTTTGTGAATGTTCTGAAGAGGAAAGACAAATAG
- the guf1 gene encoding translation factor Guf1, mitochondrial isoform X11 encodes MIASVVQRWCGTPLSRCILRFKICRKKTPNYCMSYSMLRRCWMNKLPVLSTNFKMQLLNLTTQNDKEVIDLSKFPVERIRNFCIIAHIDHGKSTLADRLLEMTGAIAKTDKNKQVLDKLQVERERGITVKAQTASLFYTHRGQRHLLNLIDTPGHVDFSYEVSRSIAACQGVLLIVDANQGIQAQTVANFYLAFEAQLTIIPVINKIDLKNADPERVESQIEKVFDIPREDSLRISAKIGTNVEKVLQAVVERIPPPAAIVHDPFKALVFDSNFDHYRGVVANVAVFAGHVKKGDKIVSAHLGKAYEVSELGLLRPEEHPTQKLFAGQVGYLVAGMKDVKEAQIGDTLYLQDQPVEALPGFKPAKAMVFAGMYPVDQSEYPGLRSAIERLTLNDSSVTVQRDSSLALGAGWRLGFLGLLHMEVFNQRLEQEYNASVIVTAPTVPYKAVLSSAKVIKEHGREEITVVNPAQFPDRSVVSKYLEPMVVGTILAPDTYTGKIMTLCLNRRGIQNNMVYVDDHRVMMKYLFPLNEIVVDFYDLLKSLSSGYASFDYENAGYQAADLIKMDILLNGRPVEELTIIVHRARAYSTGKAVCERLKDSIPRQMFEIAVQAAVGSQIIARETIKAYRKNVLAKCYGGDITRKMKLLKKQAEGKRKMRRIGNVEVPKDVFVNVLKRKDK; translated from the exons ATGATTGCGTCTGTGGTCCAACGGTGGTGTGGAACGCCACTGTCGCGATGTATTTTGCGTTTTAAAATATGCAGAAAGAAAACGCCAAACTATTGTATGAGTTATTCGATGTTAAGACGTTGCTGGATGAACAAACTCCCTGTTCTTTCTACTAATTTCAAGATGCAGCTTTTGAACCTGACTACACAAAATGACAAG GAGGTCATTGACCTATCCAAGTTTCCTGTGGAAAGAATCAGGAATTTTTGCATCATTGCACATATTGACCATGGTAAAAGCACACTGGCTGACAGACTACTTGAAATGACAG GTGCCATAGCAAAGACAGACAAGAACAAACAGGTTCTGGACAAGCTTCAGgtggagcgagagagaggcATAACCGTCAAGGCCCAGACGGCCTCTTTGTTTTACACACACCGGGGCCAGCGGCACCTCCTCAACCTCATTGACACACCA GGTCACGTCGACTTCAGCTACGAAGTGTCTCGGTCCATCGCCGCATGCCAGGGTGTCTTGCTTATTGTCGACGCCAATCAG GGAATTCAAGCGCAGACCGTGGCCAACTTCTACCTGGCTTTTGAAGCTCAGCTGACAATCATCCCTGTCATTAACAAG ATCGATTTGAAAAATGCCGATCCAGAGAGGGTGGAGTCACAGATTGAAAAAGTGTTTGATATTCCTCGTGAGGACTCCCTTCGG ATTTCAGCTAAAATTGGTACAAATGTTGAAAAGGTTCTCCAAGCAGTCGTAGAGAGAATTCCTCC GCCTGCGGCAATTGTTCATGACCCATTCAAAGCACTCGTCTTTGACTCCAATTTTGACCACTACAGAGGAGTAGTGGCTAACGTTGCCGTGTTTGCGGGTCATGTCAAAAAAGGGGACAAGATCGTGTCGGCACACCTCGGCAAAGCCTACGAGGTCAGCGAGCTCGGACTTCTTCGCCCAGAAGAGCATCCCACGCAGAAACT GTTTGCTGGACAGGTGGGCTACCTCGTAGCCGGGATGAAGGATGTAAAGGAGGCGCAGATTGGGGACACGCTCTACCTCCAGGACCAGCCAGTGGAAGCTCTGCCCGGCTTTAAGCCAGCCAAAGCAATGGTGTTTGCCG GAATGTATCCAGTGGACCAGTCAGAATACCCGGGCCTTCGTAGCGCCATCGAGAGACTGACACTAAACGACTCGAGTGTCACAGTGCAGAGAGACAGCAGTTTGGCTCTCGGAGCTGGTTGGAG GCTGGGCTTCCTGGGACTTCTTCATATGGAGGTGTTTAATCAGAGGCTGGAGCAGGAATACAATGCGTCTGTTATCGTAACCGCGCCAACAGTGCCTTATAAGGCTGTTCTCTCGTCAGCTAAAGTCATCAAG GAACATGGCAGGGAGGAGATTACCGTTGTGAACCCAGCTCAGTTTCCAGACAGATCTGTAGTGTCGAAGTATTTGGAACCAATGGTGGTGGGGACTATTTTGGCACCTGACACATACACTGGCAAGATTATGACTCTCTGCTTG AATCGCAGAGGCATCCAGAATAATATGGTGTACGTAGATGACCATCGTGTGATGATGAAATATCTCTTCCCtttaaatgaaattgttgtGGATTTCTATGACCTCCTCAAGTCTCTTTCTTCAGGATATGCCAG CTTTGATTATGAAAACGCAGGCTACCAGGCAGCTGACCTTATCAAGATGGATATTCTATTGAATGGGCGCCCGGTGGAAGAACTCACCATAATTGTGCACAG AGCGCGCGCATACAGCACGGGGAAAGCCGTATGTGAGCGACTCAAGGATTCCATACCGAGGCAAATGTTTGAGATTGCAGTACAAGCAGCTGTCGGGAGTCAAATCATTGCAAGAGAAAC AATAAAGGCGTACAGAAAAAATGTCCTTGCAAAATGC TATGGAGGTGACATAACGCGCAAGATGAAACTTCTGAAGAAACAGGCAGAAGGCAAAAGGAAGATGAGGCGCATTGGCAACGTGGAAGTACCCAAAGATGTTTTTGTGAATGTTCTGAAGAGGAAAGACAAATAG